The Oncorhynchus masou masou isolate Uvic2021 chromosome 13, UVic_Omas_1.1, whole genome shotgun sequence genomic interval tatcatttgcttttcaataggacaatgatccaacacacctcaggctgtgtaagagctatttgaccaataaggagagtgatggagtgctgcatcagatgacctggcctcaacaaatcacacgacctcaacccaattgagatggtttgggatgagttggaccacagagtgaaggaaaagcagccaacaagtgctcagcatatgtgggaactccttcaagactgttagaaaagcattccaggtgaagctggttgagagaatgccaagagtgtgcaaagctgtcatgaaggcaaagggtggctactttgaagaatctaaaatatatcatatattttgatttgtctatcactttttggggttactacatgattctatatgtgttatttcatagttttgatgtcttcactattattctacaatgtagaaaatagtaaaaataaagaaaaacccttgaatgagtaggtgtgtccaaacttttgactggtactgtaagtgacTACAACTACCGATGCTGACCCACACAACAGTTATTCACTATAGGGGTAGGAAGACCTAGTCAAAACACTGAATCACAAGCACTGCTTTAAATGAATGGATAAATatatattccctctctctctcccctggtctcTCTTTCATTTACCCGTCCTTACTTTGTTGCTTGGCAAGAACGTTGAGGGGGGGTTGTTTGGGTTcggaggagaggagtgagtcCATGTTCACGAGTGAAGCTCCTGCGCCAAGGAACGAAGCTGGCGATTTGTTGTTTTCGTCTGCGGCGGCTCCATTGTCTGTAGAGAGAGAGCAAATATTATTGTGATATACAATAAGAGATCTTGAAGATTTCGCCAAACCCTAGAGGAATCATTGCCTATGGGTGGGAAGTATAAATATGAGCAAGGATGGGTTTCACCAGACAAGGATATGTTAAGTATAgttgttggagacagacagagggaagacAGATAGAGTGCTAGCACACAAAGAAAAACATGAATGGAATCTGTGAGCGTAACCAAACATGCTTGACTGAAAAAGGGAATACAGCGTTTAACTAAGGGACTTAGGAATCAAAAAAAAACATCTTACCCCAGGACACATCAATTGCCGACTAGCCCAGAGAAAGAAAAAGGAGCACTCAGATATCTGCATGCAAGGATGTTTGAGGCTTATTGccaggacagaaagacaggctTACATTGCGGCGTGTGTCAGACACCTTCCTCAGAGCTTGGAGCTTGGAGGCCTTTAGGAAgcatacattactacagtacattaccTGTGCCATTACTTGGAGCTCCCCATGGGTCAGAGTTCATAGTGTCTGTAGTGGTGGAAGCTCCTCCATCTCCCCAGGGGTCACTTGTCAATGCTGTGTCTGTGGGAGCAGCAGTTGCACCCCAAGGGTCACTGGCGGTGGGCGGAGTCGATGCTGGAGGAAAGGGGAAGGGGTTAACTTTAGGATTGAGACAAAATCTGTATTAAGAGCATGTGTGATGAGGTCACAAGGTTATAACCGTTACCAGTAGTTCACCAACTACtactcagacagagttcagtgtgtaaaatcggagggcctgttgtcctgacctcagtctctatgggggtcccacagggttcaattctcagaccgactcttttctctgtatatatcaacgatgtcgctcttgctgcgggtgattccctgatccacctttatgcagacgacaccattctgtatacacctggtccttctttggacactgtgttaactaacctccaaccgagcttcaatgccatacaacactccttccgtggcctcaaaatgctcttaaatgctaacaaaaccaaatgcatgcttttcaaccgttcactgcccgcacccgcccgcagGACTAGCAtaactactctggacagttctgaccaggaatacgtggacaactacaaatacctaggtgtctggctaaactgtaaactctcattccagactcatatcaaacatctccgatccaaaatcaaatctagaatcggcttcgcaacaaagcctccttcactcacgcccccaaacttaccctagtaaaactgactatcctaccgaacCTCGACTTcgggcgatgtcatctacaaaatagcttccaatactctactcagcaaattggatgcagtctatcacagtgccatccgttttgttaccaaagcgccttataccacacaccattgcgacctgtatgctctagtcggctggccctcgctacatattcgtcgccagacccactggctccaggtcatctacaagtctatgcgaggtaaagctccgccttatctcagctcactggtcacgataacaacacccagtcgtagcacgcgctccagcaggtatatatcactggtcatccccaaagtcaacaccacatttggccgcctttccttccagttctctgctgccagtgactggaacgaattgcaaaaatcgctgaagctggagacttacatttacctcactaactttaaacatcagctatctgagcagctaaccgatcgctgcagctgtacatagtccatctgtaaatagcaccaaaatctacctacctcatccccatattgtttttatttactttgctgctcttttgcccaccagtatcactacttacacaccatcatctgctcatctatcactccagtgttaatctgttaaagtgtaattactttgctactatggcctatttattgccatacctcctcatgccatttgcacacactgtatatagactttctttttttcctaTGGcgttgactgtacgcttgtttattccatgtaactctgtgttgtcagtgttgttgtttctgtcgcactgctttgcttcatcttggccaggtcgcagttgtaaatgagaacttgttctcaactagcttacctggttaaataaaggtgaaataaacatgaaaaaaaataaataataaccattactccttacctggtggtccccatGCGTCATCATCAGCCTTCGAGCCATCGCCAAATGGATCTGCGGGGGGAGAGGCAGCTGTGGTTCCCTCGTCTCCCCAGGGATCAGCCTTCTTTTCAGACGGTGGATTGGATGGAGCACCCCACGCATCTGAAGCCTCGGTTGGTGGACTGGATGGTGCCCTAAAAGGATCAGCACCTTTCGTTGGGGTATTCAATGGGGCCCCAAAAGGATCGGAATTGTCTTTTGACATATTGGATGGTGCCGAAAATGGATCCTCTGTTGGTGCCCCAAACGGATCGGCTCCATCTTTAGACATATTAGTTGGTCCTGAAAAGGGATCATCTTTTGGTGCCCCAAATGGATCAGAACCACCTTTTGGTGTATTGGATGGTGCTGAAAAGGGATCATCTTTTGGTCCCCCAAACGGATCAGATCCACCTTTTGGTGTATTGGATGGTGCTGAAAAGGGATCATCTTTTGGTGCCCCAAATGGATCAGAACCACCTTTTGGTGTATTGGATGGTGCTGAAAAGGGATCATCTTTTGGTCCCCCAAACGGATCAGATCCACCTTTTGGTGTATTGGATGGTGCTGAAAAGGGATCATCTTTTGGTGCCCCAAACAGATCGGAACCATCTTTTGGTGTATTGGATGGTGCTGAAAAAGGATCATCTTTTGGTGCCCCAAACGGATCAGCTTCAACTTTAGATGATACATTGGATGGTGCAGAAAATGGATCAGAACCATCTATTGTAGCCGCAAAAGGATCTGAACCATCTGTTGGGGCACAGGCTGGTGCCGCAAAAGGATCTGCTTCTTCTGTTGTAGCATTAGATGGTGCACCCCATGCATCCTCGGATGGAGCTTTGGATGATCCGCCCCATGCATCCTCGGATGGAGCTTTGGACGCAACCCCCCAAGGATCAGGAGCGGGTGTCTTGGCTGCTGCACCCCATGCATCCTCCTCTGATGGCGCATCTGCCCCGCAAAAGGCGTCAGCAACTTTTCCTGCTTTGGCGGCATCCTCCCACTCAAGCTCTTCCTTGGTCATCTTCGACTGCAATTACATAAGTGATTGGACAATCAATCATCAAACACACATTTATTTGGTCGATGATCCAATATTGTCCTAAGTGTACAATCATTTACTGAAGGTGTCTTTGAGTCCAAATAAAGGGAGAAATCAGACTATTGAAGTGTAAAACTAACCCTTCGTTCCTCCTCTTTTTTCTGGGCCTCTAGTCTCAGTTTTTCTTGCTTCTTTGCCTCAAAGCTGGCGGCGAGATCAGCCACAGACGGGATGTTGGCCAGGGAGGGGAGCCCGGTGGCTCCTGGGACATACACTGGCTTGTAGTTGGGGTCCTTGGGGTCGTTGGGGTCGTCCGAGGAGGCTGTGGGAAGAGCATGATAAGATATAGCATGATAAGATACATTATTATGTCAAGCAGGGTTGGTGTTCAATTCAGGTTTCAATTGAAGAAATTGCATTCTGTGAGATTCTCCGGGAATGTTTTTAAGAGAAATGGGTCAAATGAAGTCTCTTAAATGTCGAGTCTGTGCTCTCTAATGCTCACCAGTGGCGTTCTTTGAGATCTTGTCTCTGGTCTTGAGCGCAGACTCTCGCTCTTCCTTTAGTTTCTCGTCGTCCTCCATAAGAACCAGTACTACCTTGGCCTTCTCCCTCACGTTCACCCCCTGTGAAGGATAGCATGAGCAGACATTAGTACGTACCGCTAGACAGCTCTCTTTCCGGAGCATGGGGCTCCCTAAGTGTAACTGTGCAAAATTAGTATGGGAAAGCTCAATATCAGAAAAGAAGTGGTCAGTGTATGAATGGCAAAGCACTGTGTTAGCTTAGATGTTAGTAGAGCCAGATACTTCCAAGCCTCACTCACTTATTGGACTGGTTTCCCACGGGCCAGTTTACACCTATTCCTGTTCGACAAAGAACTTTTGCTGGAGATTTTCTGAATGTACTAATCATAAAAGTTATGCTCGTTTTGtcatttttattaggatccccattagctaacgCCACAACGctagctaatcttcctggggtccaacaccaATTAACAGGACATTACAAATAACCACAAATCAAGACTTTAAACATTCAACAAGTAGACAATACAGATAATTAAAATACCTGAcaggaaacacatttaacattcagttgatactttctacttcctgtccagtgATATGGTCTACCACATTCGATgttcttttatttttttctttaaggtGGATTTACTTTTTGTCTGAGAAATATGGATTTGGTAAAAAGTTCCATTTAGCTATAGCGCTACATAATACTGTAGATTTAAGGCGATTTGTCTTTGGCTTGAGTTGTTTTAGCTGCCCTGAATTTGCCTGTCTGGTTTGGTGGTTATGCGTGTGTTGCTAGTATGTACTAATTGGACTGAGAAATactgtgttttttgtttttttaatatagCATTCCTTAAGAAAATCAGAAGACTAGATTTTTGTTTAAACTTGAAGCCATGAGAGATTCTGATGCATTTTAATATTATTCATTCAGTTAGAGGAATGAAGAGATAATCTGGAGATAAAAGGTATGCCAATGGTAATTATGAATACATATATTCGCTCACAGTTCATTTCTCAAGTGGGGAGGCTTCAAAAGTAATACCTTGGAGATGGAACCTGCATATCAGAGAGGAGTTGGTGGGACAAACATGCATTTAGCTTTAGTACCTGATCTTTCCCATCCTTGTCCTGGAAACGGAACTCTGTTAGCGCTTTCACAATGTAGATGTTGTCCTTCATCGTATTCAGAACGCGGTCTGAGCCCGTCTTTAACAGGTTCTCCAGCAGGGTCAACGACTGCAGTTGGGGGATGGGAGTAAAATAATTTAATAGGGAATCAAGACGATCATCCCCTACTCCTTTAAAAACACTCTCTGAAACTTGATCTCTGCATGGAGCAATCGTCAGAACAAATAAATACAATCGTTCATAAAAACGTAAGATGGCACCATAGTGAAAGCCAAGATGTGGCAGAGAAATATGGCGAAGAGGGGAGCGTTTGTATGAAATTACAAGCGGATTGTAAAAGTTGAGAAAGATGACAAAACATACAGTACCCGTCAAAAGTTTTGTGtattttctttcctttttaatgcgtttgaggcaatcagttgtgttgtgacaaggtaggggtggcatacagaagatagccctatttggtgaaaagaccaagtctatactattgcaagaacagctcaaataagaagaGAGAAACAACAGCCCATCATtgttttaagacatgaaggttagtcaatctgggaaatttcaagaacttcgaaagtgcagtcgcaaaaatcatcaagacggaactggctctcatgaggacagccacagaaaaggaagacccagagttacctctgctgcaggggataagttcattagtgttaCCAGCTTTAGAAATTGCAGGCAAAATAAATgcctcacagagttcaagtaacagacatctcaacatcaactgttcagaggagactgcgtgtatctggccttcatggtctatttgctgcaaagaaaccactactaaaggacaccaataagaagaagagacttgcatgggccaagaaacacgagcaatggacattagactggtggaaaacTGTCCTtgagtctgatgagtccaaagttAAGAATTCTGGTTCCAACCGTTGTCTTTGTGAGAAGCGGAGTTGCTTGACCAGCAACACGTACCAGTATTGCGGAACAACTCAATAAATATAACAATTCCTAAAGCATCTAATCCCTCTGTGCTGAATGACTACCGTCTTGACATCCTTAGCAATGAAATGCCTTGAGAAAATTGTGAAAAGTCATATTCTCAGCGTCACCCAGAAGATCCTCAACCCATTTCAGTTTGCCTGTCAGCCCAGCAGAGGAGTTGATGATGCATAGACTTCAGGAAGCATacaacacctacctctgcaacatctatcagaggtcagaacatagagattgtagaggaatacaaaatacaccatcccatctgctGTGCGCTTAGTGGgattgtcatttgtttttcaacaggacaatgatcctaaacacaccaccaggctgtgtaaaggctattttaccaaggagagtgatgcatcagatgacctggcctccaaaatcatccgacctcaacccaattgagatggtttgggatgagttggaccacagagtgaaggaaaagcatccatcaagtgctcagaatatgtgggaactgcttcaagactgttggaaaagcattcctcataaagctggttgagagaatgccaagagtgtgcaaagctgtcatcaaggcaaaggctggctactttgaagaatcaaaatatattttagatttgtttaacacttcttttttTTACTATATGATtcattatgtgttatttcatactttaTATGTCTTctgtattattctacaatgtagaaaatagtcaaaataaagaaaaacccttgactggTACCGTGTATGTCCGATGCCAATATAAATACTGTAGACGAAATGTATTTGTATCTGATTTGTGGCAAAAGAAACAAAATGAAGAAGAAAGTGTCAAATAATATAAGATAATATTTTCACAGTAAGAGGaataatgatttttttttaaattataattaTATATCGGCTACATTTTTACAAGGCTCTCAACAACAAAAACCACCAACCTACTTGAATAAGAGAACATAATATTACAGGAAACATggactgaacagaaatataaacgcaccATTCATATACAAAGGCTTGATATAGACATTGTCATCTCTGAAAGATACCCACACTGAAGTGATTGATACCAGTAACTCAAACTCAATGCGTCATAGCAATCCACCCCACCAAagacaagataaataaataatttgaTGTGACggaaaaagagagaggtggggttcTATCCAGCACTGGTTGATGAACTGAGCTGTTCAGCAGGATAGCTCATCAATTATTCAGAATAAAGTTTCAGAATAAAGAGTAAAGTATGCATACAGCCAGTGAGCCATACATTACGAACAACTTTGATGTTATGATGAGTAGATGTACTAATCTGTAGATTAGATTCTTGTATACACAATCTATCTAAATCTTTCAAACTATAAATATGTGTGATTATACCCCTTTTGGCCTCACCTTGTAGATGTGCCTCCAGTTCTTGTCGTCTTTGAGGCGTTTCCACAGCATGGTCATGATCTCGTTGCAGGCCACCACATTGTAGGTGAGGTCTGAGATGTCGGCCATCTGTGAGCTGGAGGGGCCCCAGGGGTCATTGGAGGTGGCCTCCCTCACCTGACAGGCATACAGCAGTGTTAACACAGATTATTTTCCAGACGGAGAACAAAGGCTCCCCTacttgacctagatagtttgtgtgtatgcattaatatgtaggctacgtgtgcctttaaaaaaaatgtatatagttCTGTCCtagagctgttcttgtctaatgatgttctgtataaTGTCATTCTGTAATATGTTTCatattttgtgtggaccccaggaagagtagctgctgctttttcaacagctaatggggatccttataaaataccaaataccatcCAGGCCTTCTGGCACCAAACTTGTACTATATAATTGTAGGAAAATACTGGTGATAGAGTCACTGGTGTTACAGACAGGGGTAGCAGATGGAGGACTTACCCATGCTCTGCTACAGAAGGTGTCTTATTTCAGAACGATGCTGCAAAGGCACTTCAGAATGCTGACAGTGTCAACTGAACAGCAGGGGTGGCCATTCTTACCCTACAAGGGCCAGTGTGGATGCAGGCTTTTGCCCGAGCCAAGCAGTACTAGCTCGATTCTACTAAATTAAAGCCTTGATCCAGGACTGCATGTGTGCTACTAATTGGCTGGCACAAAAGCCTGAACCCACACTGGCCCTTGTTGGGTAAAACGACCCACCCGTGGTACAGCATttagagtagagaaagagagggatagagtgaaGATGAAGGGAAGTATGCAAGGTAGTAGTGTGAGAGGAAGATGGGACAAATCAAGAGGAAGTCAGAGAACAAAGGACAGAGAGCAAGAAAAGAGAGAGCGAAGGGTTAAAGGAAAAGGGGGAAAGACGAGATGGAAAGTAAATCACATCCTTTACCTTGACCTCAGCCTCAGAGAAGTTCTGAACGAGGTTCTTCAATTGTCGGCGTAGCATAGAGGACGTCATGGTGCCCGATGGGGTGTCTCAAACCACAAGGACCTAGTCAGTATAAAGACTAGTAAGAGCATGTACACACACCTTTCACTCATATATTAACCATGACGCTTCTGTCTTGCCTCGCGTAACACCAGACATGTATGTGTCTGTAACACAGGAGAAGCTGCTTGGCACTTAACCCAAATCATGCTGCTTATACCTCTGTTTACCTATTGAAATAAAACGGACTGTGGGTGATGTCAAAGAAGTGGGTCTCTCTTTCGATCTGCTCTCACTGGATGCTCATTCTGTTCGTCTTTCTCCACGACAACATTGGGTCCCAGCACACACAGATCTGGGGGAAAAATATCCTAAAAAGAGAGCAAAGCAATGACACAGCTATAGGCTATTGAAGAAGCAACTTCACATTGGCATGCCACTGGGCAACACATTGTACCACCCAGTTATGCAATGGTTAGCTTTGTGTTTTTAAATGTAAATACCAAACAGAAAAATGCCAAAGGTAGCCTAGTAACGAGACATCGTCATGATTGTAACCAAATCAACACCATTCACGTTAGCAAAAAGGCTAAACTAGCTTAGTGGCTAGCTAGCTTCATGCAAAGCCAATGTAATGCCGACAAATCCAGGATCTACAGTGCTACAGATTAGCTATGCACCAGAGTAGGCTACTGTCGATTTAGCATGATATTTGGCAATATTCTTATTGAAGAACAGTAATTGCGATAGATCAACCAAGCTCGTGTCTGCATCACgattcagaaccatggacagctacCGTAGCTAGCCAACGTCAGTGCATCTTCATGGCTGTCGAATGTTGTTTTCCTCCAAGCTTTAGCGTAGCAAGCAATCTAACCAGTTAGCTATCAATGACAGCCGTCCAATAACAACGACAGCTTGGAAAATATAGCTTTGGTAAACTTCTAAGGACAACGGACACATTTAAGATAGTATACTTCCATTGGGTATCCATTTTTTATATGATTTTGCGTGTATTTGAAAGGAATACGAACCTTCGGGATGCTTTCAGGGATCTGCAAAGAACTACAATTTCCGCTTCCGTCTGCAATTCGCACTTGACCTGTCTAAAAGAGCACTCCCCCTACTTAATAATCACGAGAACGTTACATTGTTGTCAATAAAATTCAACAACGTGGCAATGATGTAACATTGTCTCTGATGAGACTGAAACAAATACTATGTTTGCTTCTTTGTTTTGTCCACAAATGAACTGATTATTCTTGGGAGTAGTCTTGCCTGTTTCTCATAAAGTATGTGTTTATTGAGCATTTTCTGGGTCTCAAAAGTATACATGAACAGCTGTTTGACATATTTACCAATGCCATCTATTGGGTGCTTACACATCTAGCCTATTATACATCTTATTGGAAGAGGGATGCTGCCTTAAAACATTGGGGGATGTGCGCAGGGTCAATGCACCCATTGATGGAGCACAAACTCCGCTCTGGAATCCCCATCACGTCATCGCCGTATTGTGAGTATTTAGGCCACTCGCAAAAACCGAAAGGAACTATAAATA includes:
- the LOC135552276 gene encoding epsin-2-like yields the protein MTSSMLRRQLKNLVQNFSEAEVKVREATSNDPWGPSSSQMADISDLTYNVVACNEIMTMLWKRLKDDKNWRHIYKSLTLLENLLKTGSDRVLNTMKDNIYIVKALTEFRFQDKDGKDQGVNVREKAKVVLVLMEDDEKLKEERESALKTRDKISKNATASSDDPNDPKDPNYKPVYVPGATGLPSLANIPSVADLAASFEAKKQEKLRLEAQKKEEERRSKMTKEELEWEDAAKAGKVADAFCGADAPSEEDAWGAAAKTPAPDPWGVASKAPSEDAWGGSSKAPSEDAWGAPSNATTEEADPFAAPACAPTDGSDPFAATIDGSDPFSAPSNVSSKVEADPFGAPKDDPFSAPSNTPKDGSDLFGAPKDDPFSAPSNTPKGGSDPFGGPKDDPFSAPSNTPKGGSDPFGAPKDDPFSAPSNTPKGGSDPFGGPKDDPFSAPSNTPKGGSDPFGAPKDDPFSGPTNMSKDGADPFGAPTEDPFSAPSNMSKDNSDPFGAPLNTPTKGADPFRAPSSPPTEASDAWGAPSNPPSEKKADPWGDEGTTAASPPADPFGDGSKADDDAWGPPASTPPTASDPWGATAAPTDTALTSDPWGDGGASTTTDTMNSDPWGAPSNGTDNGAAADENNKSPASFLGAGASLVNMDSLLSSEPKQPPLNVLAKQQSVLQGPGPMGRVTSIAGVSRTTIPPNSSLFGSTAMSYGVTHPSFRSPNPMLGTPLSQLSSHSLGMPRPGLAMPAMGPQMATPCFGAVMVQPNCLGVIPQAGHSAVAHLGASTPPMGRGVPLQPHMVLDTGMGESLQQNNNPFLF